CCCGGGAGTGATGGCAAGCTACCCTGGCTCGCAGGTACAGTAGGGTAATTAGGAGGGCAGTCAGACCCTATCATCGAATGGAAGGCAGGGATTGGATCAGTCTAGTGATTGTCGTGATCTATGGGGTTGTTTTTTTCCTTGCGCTCCTCATATACAAGCCAAGCCTTGATGCGTTCTATCTCGGTCCTGACGTTTTTGGAGCTCTGTTCATCGCAATTGCAATCGGAATGCTAGAGCACTCAAGGGAAGTGGACAAAGCCGTCATACGAAACCCCTTCGCCGTGATGGCCCAGCGAGATTACTGGTACTACGCAGGCCTTGTAAGCATGATTTCAACAATCCTTGGCGGCCTCCTCGCTGGATTCCACATCGGCGGATTGATCCAGATTGTCTTGTTCTTTCTTTCCTCGATAGGAGTTCTTGCCATATTTGTATTGGCGGGAAATCTGACATTGACATCCGAGGTGCCTTCCCAACGAAGTCAGTAAGAAGCTTTGAACTCCGTTTCCCACATCCCAATCTCGCCCGGGGCAGTCCTCACACATGAGATGGTCTTGGGCCCTTTGGCGCCAGACGATGTCATAGAGAGCGAACTCGGGTATCTCCGAGACACAGCCAATGAAAGCCTCGAAATGAACATGGACTACTTGCTGCCCGATGACAACGGCCCCAAACTGGCAGTGGCTCTTCTGGACGGGCTTCTTGTCGACTGGGGGAAGATGGCCAAAGAGACCCGTGATTGCTGGGTTGTAGCCGAAAGCCTGAATCCATTGCTCCGATACGATTATGAACAGTCTTTCAGTAGGATGGTCAAGATTTCCCATGCGGGTAAAAACCACGTACGCAATAGGTTTGATGTTTGCTGTCGTCGCTTCAGCGACGCTCGCAGTGGGATTCTATTCGGTCTCTTTCGCGGCCGCCGTCGCAACCTTAGCGCTTGCCGGAGTTACCGTCGCTCTCGTAGTCCTGGACGAGAGGGATCGATCGGCAATGAGAGTTCCACGTCTTCACCTAGTATTTACCCGAGGGGCAGGTGACAATCTTCACAGAGAACTTGACATGAATTCTGGCAAGGTAATCGGCGTTCAGAATTCGGGTCCTGGCCTAGCCATCAAAGTCCGCATTGAAATCACCCCTTTGAAGGCTTCCTTCTGGCGAGAATCCTACCCAAAGCCAGAGGACCAGTTCTGGGGTGGATTGAAGTCTCCAGACGCTGTGGGGGCAAAAGAGCCGTTCAAGATATGGAGCCATGCGATGGCTCCTGGCGCAGAAGATCGGTGTTTGGTTTACGCAGACGACGCCGCTAGCGATGGCATCGCTCTCGGGCCTTCCAACATAGAAGGGGTGAATCTATTGCGAATCGTCACGTATGCTTACGACATAGTCAACCACCCTCACGAGGGTCGGACCGTCTACTTGTCTGATTTCAAATTCAACTCCTCATCACAACATCGAGAGACAAACTGGCGCCCCATCGCATGGGAGACCTCAGACGACGCATAGAAGTTCTTGTAAAACGACCGCTGAGCAGTAATCACCGTTCAACGGCCGGTCATGGATGAGGTGTCGAATTGGAATATGACCTAGGGACATATTCCCGTCGGGTCGCACTCGTTACCTGGGAAGAGGGGCATCGCGCCACCTCGTCGAAATCCCGCCCGGGGGCGCTTGAGCACGGTATCCCATACCCTAGTCTCGCCCGGGACATCCTTGAGCCTTGTTTCTCATACCCCAATCTCGCGGGGGGAGGAGGTCTCATATCAGCCAAATCTCCTCGCGGGCCCTGAAATCCACTTTCAGAACCCGTTTGGGGGCGGGCCCCTCCGGGCCCGCACACACTATTGTTAGCATCAGCATAGAGCATGACCAATGCAAGAAGGATTGTTGCCGATCACGGGAAGCAACAGGACTGCCACATATACACAGTTACGCTGTCTGGCCAGCTTTGACCTGATCCGGCATAGCTCGATGATACAGTGAAGTTGAACCGAAACTCCACGGAGCCGTTGGAGGGAACATTGCACCCTCTGGCATCGAGGCTGGGCCCTGAAGTGAAGGCACAGTCCGGAATTGAAGTGAAGTTCACGTAATGAGCTGCGGAGGAGTAGACCAAGAAGGCTACGTATGCGCCCCCTACATACGTCCCCGGATTGACTCCTTGAAAAGTGGCTTTCAACGTCACGTCCCCAGAGGTCTCTCCGACGATGTAGATCGGACAGACCGCTGTGAACTCGGTCGTCTGGCAGATTGTGGGGCCTAACGACCCTACCTGGGCCCTGCCACCCTGGATCGACAGGGTCGGAAATGGCCCGCAGCCTACGAGGTGGTCACATTGAGCATTCTGATAGGTGGCGTAGGCAAGGAAACCGACAAGTGCCAGTCCAATTATCATTACAACCGCGACGAAGCGCCAGCTTCTGCGTTTCTTTGGTAACTCCGGCGCCGATGAATCAGTGTCACTCATTCCTTCAAGTGCTTAGCCCAACTTTGATTTACGCCTACTCCCTAGAACAGCCTTGTGATTCCAACTATTGATGCGGTTCGACGCCATACGCACGTTGTTGAATCGGCCACTGCGACTGATGCCAAATTCGGAACCGGGTTTGAACGCTAAACTGGTCAAATCCCTCCGGGCCAGCCTGTGATTCCCCGACCCTGCCGTTAGGAAACGTCTGCCAAAGTCTATTACCTGTTCTAGGATGAATCACAAGCGAACGCTTTGCTCCCCCTCTACGACCTCAACAGGCCGAGCAAGAGGCCGTACATCAACTGGGGACTGATTGGGCTCAACGCGGCAATCTTTCTTATCGAAATCTTGGTCACGAGCGACTTTGCTCTCCGCCCCACCGCCACCCTATTCGGGAGCCTTGGACTTGTCCCGTTCTATGTCTATGGCGCTGTCCAGGGGGTGGGGACAGCCTATCTGGGGACACTTCTTACCTCGATGTTCCTTCACGCGAGCCTTTGGCACATAGGCGGCAACATGCTGTTCTTGTTCGTATTCGGGGGTAGGCTGGAGGACATCCTCGGGCACAAGAAATACCTGGGATTCTACCTCCTCTGTGGGATTGCGGGCGGCCTGACCCAGGTGTTCATTTCCGTTGCCAGCGGCCCACCTGACGTCTTCATCCCGAGCGTGGGAGCGTCGGGCGCCATCTCGGGAGTGCTTGCCGGCTACTTCGTCTACTTTCCGAGAGCCAGGATCCTGTCTCTGCTGGGGTACTTCATCGTCCCCATCAGGGCGTTCTGGTTCATCGGGCTCTGGTTCGTCCTACAGCTGCTTCTCTCCTACGGAGGGGGGGAAGGGGGCGTAGCCTACGGGGCCCATATTGGGGGCTTCGCGTTCGGCCTTGCCCTCGCGGTAGTCGCCAGGGCCTTCATCAGGCCAGGGGAGTACGAATGACTTCACCGTCGAACGTGCTCTTCACCTTCTATCCGGGCCCAGGAAGTACAACGACAGTCCCGGTCATCCATGGGTGGTAGATGCAGAAGTAGTGGTAAACGCCGGGTTGGGTGAAGGAGAATTCGAAGGTCTGACCGGGGGCGATGGGACCTGAGCTGAAGGCACCGCCCCTGTCTGTAACCGTGTCGTAGGAAATCGAGTGGCTCACCCAGACAACCACACTATTGAGCCCGGCAACGACCGTGATATTCCGGGGGGTGTACTGCCAGTTCACAGGGGTCTCCTCGATGTACACCCTGGTGGAGCCTAATCCAATCTGAGGGTTCGAGGCGGACACGGCGATCGCGGCGGTCGCAAAGTAACCGACGAGGACGACTATCAGGGCGACTGTGAGAGACGGCGTCACCCACTTCGGGACCCTGGCCCTGTTGAGGAAAGTATCTCTCCTCGTCTCTAGCTTGGCAGTCCTTGAATAGCCCAACCATCCCGGGTTCCTCGCAATCACGTAGGCGATGCCCAACACGAGAGTCGGCCCGGTAAGGAGTAGCACCCACCCCAACAGATTCTGGTCCGGGAGAGAATAGAGGGAGTAGATCCGAATGTTCCAAGGGGAAATGAGAGCTACGGCGTAGGCCATGTGGCCGAAGAAGGCAGCCAACAACGCCCCGATCTTCGCAGAATCGGAAAGACGCAGGAGCACGGAGCCGGAGAGGAGTCCGACGGCCAGGAATGAAACATGCTCAACGAAGTGGACGATGGGGTTGAGCACTGCTGCATCCCAAGGCCCTGGGAAGTGCCAGAAGAGTATCAGCATGGACGCTGCCGCCAGCCCCGCCTTCGGCTCCCAACTCTTTTCCGTGACATCGTTCATCCTCATTCTGAGAATCGGATAGGCGACTAAGACCCCTGCGAGAACTATCAGAACGTGTTGTAGCATGTGGAGGGTCAGGTCGATTTCGGTCACGTCGTCGAACGGAGGGAAGCCACCAGCAAAGATGAACAGGAATACGCCCAACAGGGAGGCTGACCTGACACGAGACCAGCGGATCTTGGTCACCATCGCTAACCGGCCCAGGTTTTCCCCTACTTATTTGGGAAATGGCCGGAGGTAGGGACGCCTTGGTGACTTGAGAGGTTCGAAGACATTGCCCCGTGGCGCGGTAGGTGACTCTAGAGGCACTTGTAAACTATAGAGGCCATATTGATATAGAAAAACCACGTTGACTTCGCCAGATGAAAGCCTCGCCAGGCAATGCCGGCACAAGCCTCGGGACCAAAATTGCAGTAATTGTCGTGACCGCAGTTTCCTACGTCCTTGGAAAGGCGATTACCGCCCCAATACCGACTCCCTGGCATGTCGGTCAGCTACTGATTGGAGTATTCCTACCGGCATTCTTTGTCATCGTCTCGGATACTTTTCCCGCAGCCATCGGGGCGGGCATTGGCACATTCATAGGGGACGTAGTCTTCCTTGTCCCGCTTGGAGCCACAACCCCAGTGCTGAGCCTCGTTGCAGGGGTTCCAGCTAACTTCGTGGGAATACTGTTCCTCGGATGGTTTGCGAAGAGGTACGGGTCGTGGACAGGCTTCGTGGCCGCTACGATTTCTTTCGTTACCCTTGGCAACTTCATTGCGGCCATCGCTGTCGTGCTGTTCCTTGCACTGCCGACCTCGCTTGTCCTCGGGTTCGTTGTCTTCTGGAACACGACCTCGATTCCTGCTGTGCTTCTAGGAGTCCCGATTCTCATCCGGGCTGTACGGCCA
This sequence is a window from Nitrososphaerota archaeon. Protein-coding genes within it:
- a CDS encoding DUF1404 family protein, whose translation is MVTKIRWSRVRSASLLGVFLFIFAGGFPPFDDVTEIDLTLHMLQHVLIVLAGVLVAYPILRMRMNDVTEKSWEPKAGLAAASMLILFWHFPGPWDAAVLNPIVHFVEHVSFLAVGLLSGSVLLRLSDSAKIGALLAAFFGHMAYAVALISPWNIRIYSLYSLPDQNLLGWVLLLTGPTLVLGIAYVIARNPGWLGYSRTAKLETRRDTFLNRARVPKWVTPSLTVALIVVLVGYFATAAIAVSASNPQIGLGSTRVYIEETPVNWQYTPRNITVVAGLNSVVVWVSHSISYDTVTDRGGAFSSGPIAPGQTFEFSFTQPGVYHYFCIYHPWMTGTVVVLPGPG
- a CDS encoding rhomboid family intramembrane serine protease, with product MLPLYDLNRPSKRPYINWGLIGLNAAIFLIEILVTSDFALRPTATLFGSLGLVPFYVYGAVQGVGTAYLGTLLTSMFLHASLWHIGGNMLFLFVFGGRLEDILGHKKYLGFYLLCGIAGGLTQVFISVASGPPDVFIPSVGASGAISGVLAGYFVYFPRARILSLLGYFIVPIRAFWFIGLWFVLQLLLSYGGGEGGVAYGAHIGGFAFGLALAVVARAFIRPGEYE